A section of the Candidatus Latescibacterota bacterium genome encodes:
- a CDS encoding glycosyltransferase family 4 protein, translating into MGAALMPGRVLHLLSQQPGHTGSGVILAALVEQAGRAGWAQRVLVGLPAEEPTPALAGLEAGQLEALRFGEAPLEFPLPGMSDVMPYPSSRFSALSDAQLARYGEAWRARIAAAVAGFAPTVIHSHHVWLLSAAVKDVAPRVPVLTSCHATGLRQAALCPALAPAVREGCRRNERFLVPHREGARALERWLGVPPERIHVQGPGFRDEQFHARDRAPGARGTVVYVGKLSNAKGVPSLLDAVPELKRRHRDFALHLAGGGGGAEGEALARRAAAMEDVTVHGPLDQAALGALMRRAAVCVLPSFYEGLPLVLMEAAACGCRVVASDLPGLAESLAPSLGEALQRVPLPRMLGVDSPDPLELPAFVERLVEALDAALAAGPPAGPPAGCAEHAWPAVFRRIERHWRELGG; encoded by the coding sequence GTGGGCGCTGCTCTGATGCCGGGGCGCGTCCTGCACCTGCTCTCCCAGCAGCCTGGACACACGGGCAGCGGCGTGATCCTCGCGGCGCTCGTGGAGCAGGCGGGCCGGGCGGGCTGGGCGCAGCGGGTCCTGGTGGGGCTTCCCGCGGAGGAACCCACGCCCGCGCTGGCCGGTCTGGAGGCCGGCCAGCTGGAGGCCCTGCGCTTCGGCGAGGCGCCGCTGGAGTTCCCGCTGCCGGGGATGAGCGACGTCATGCCCTACCCCAGCAGCCGCTTCTCGGCCCTGAGCGACGCGCAGCTCGCCCGCTACGGGGAGGCCTGGCGCGCGCGCATCGCCGCGGCGGTGGCCGGCTTCGCGCCGACGGTGATCCACAGTCACCACGTCTGGCTGCTCAGCGCGGCGGTGAAGGACGTCGCGCCGCGGGTGCCCGTCCTCACGAGCTGCCACGCCACGGGGCTCCGGCAGGCGGCGCTCTGCCCGGCCCTCGCCCCTGCGGTGCGGGAGGGCTGCCGGCGCAACGAGCGCTTCCTGGTTCCGCACCGCGAGGGCGCGCGCGCCCTGGAGCGCTGGCTGGGCGTGCCGCCGGAGCGCATCCACGTGCAGGGGCCCGGCTTTCGGGACGAGCAGTTCCACGCGCGGGACCGCGCGCCGGGCGCGAGGGGGACCGTGGTCTATGTCGGAAAGTTGAGCAACGCCAAGGGCGTGCCTTCTTTGCTTGATGCGGTGCCCGAATTGAAGCGACGTCACAGGGACTTCGCGCTGCACCTGGCGGGCGGCGGCGGCGGCGCCGAGGGGGAGGCGCTGGCGCGGCGGGCGGCGGCGATGGAGGACGTCACCGTCCACGGCCCCCTGGACCAGGCGGCGCTGGGCGCGCTCATGCGGCGGGCGGCGGTCTGCGTCCTGCCCTCCTTCTACGAGGGCCTGCCGCTGGTGCTCATGGAGGCCGCGGCCTGCGGCTGCCGGGTGGTGGCCAGCGATCTGCCCGGGCTGGCCGAGTCCCTGGCGCCGAGCCTCGGCGAGGCGCTGCAGCGGGTGCCGCTGCCGCGGATGCTGGGGGTGGACAGCCCCGATCCCCTGGAGTTGCCCGCCTTCGTCGAGCGCCTGGTGGAGGCCCTGGACGCCGCCCTCGCGGCCGGACCGCCCGCCGGACCCCCGGCGGGCTGCGCCGAGCACGCCTGGCCTGCCGTCTTCCGGCGCATCGAGAGGCACTGGCGGGAGCTGGGCGGCTAG
- the secA gene encoding preprotein translocase subunit SecA, whose amino-acid sequence MAFEILKKLFGTQMDREIGRLRPMVDAINARFEEYQALPAEGLPAKTAEFRARLADGEALDDLLPEAFALVKEACRRKVGESWDVMGRPQTWEMVPFDVQLIGGIVLHRGQIAEMATGEGKTLVATLPLYLNALSGKGANLVTVNDYLAERDARWMGPVFESLGLTVGVILAGMTPPERQVAYRCDITYGTNSEFGFDYLRDNMVGSVEQQVQRGFNYAIVDEVDSILIDEARTPLIISGPVRGSSSDAKYFELKPMVEGLFRKQQRLVNELAAQTEGLFKKEDRSDDERWQLGTYLLQLRHGSPKNKRYLRLLQEEGLASLLTQVENANIRDKTMGELDAALYFVIDEKGHSIELTEKGLDSLSEKDRQLFVLPDLSARMGEIDADPDLDPKARAIAKEEAHRGYAERSELIHMVQQLLRAYSLFEKDVEYVVQEGKVQIVDEFTGRILHGRRYSDGLHQAIEAKEGVRIEGQTQTYATITYQNFFRMYEKLAGMTGTAITEEAEFWEIYKLKVGVIPTNRPVVRADEDDRIYRTRKEKIEAILQEIERLHGIGLPVLVGTVSVEFSEMLSRVLKGRNIPHNVLNAKQHQREAEIVAGAGQPGAVTIATNMAGRGTDIKLHPGVLDGSALNESESNGDGPGPRGLQIIGTERHESRRIDRQLRGRSGRQGDAGRSVFFLSLEDNLMRLFMGDRMGAIMDRIGVQEGEVITHRLVTNAIERAQKKVEAYNFDIRKNLIKYDDVMNAQREVVYDRRAYALEGDADLLEDLQEKTRGVATALVDRHIPDNSIPETWEADPLFHELEGIFLGDFALPEGELDRMDKDQLRNIVLERAEQRLEERRAALPAEIFTQVARFALLRSLDEAWKDHLLELDNLKSGIGLRGYGQKDPLIEFKREAFGLFEEFIERVDRDALHALFHLQVAVQPAEYEGEDLSRVKTEHEEAESYASAAAPASGGGGQPLPPEAAISSTAAVAEASRRGGPVKAAPVSAGPKVGRNDPCPCGSGLKYKKCHGRAGQD is encoded by the coding sequence ATGGCCTTCGAGATCCTGAAGAAGCTCTTTGGCACCCAGATGGACCGGGAGATCGGTCGCCTGCGGCCCATGGTGGACGCCATCAACGCCCGGTTCGAGGAGTACCAGGCGCTGCCCGCGGAGGGCCTGCCCGCCAAGACCGCTGAGTTCAGGGCGCGCCTGGCCGACGGCGAGGCCCTCGACGACCTGCTGCCCGAGGCCTTCGCGCTCGTCAAGGAGGCCTGCCGCCGCAAGGTCGGCGAGAGCTGGGACGTCATGGGCCGCCCGCAGACCTGGGAGATGGTGCCCTTCGACGTGCAGCTCATCGGCGGCATCGTGCTGCACCGCGGGCAGATCGCCGAGATGGCCACGGGCGAGGGCAAGACCCTCGTGGCCACGCTGCCGCTCTACCTCAACGCGCTGAGCGGCAAGGGCGCGAATCTCGTCACCGTGAACGACTACCTGGCCGAACGCGACGCGCGCTGGATGGGTCCCGTCTTCGAGAGCCTGGGGCTCACGGTGGGGGTCATCCTCGCGGGCATGACGCCGCCCGAGCGGCAGGTGGCCTACCGCTGCGACATCACCTACGGCACCAACAGCGAGTTCGGCTTCGACTACCTGCGCGACAACATGGTGGGCAGCGTCGAGCAGCAGGTGCAGCGCGGCTTCAACTACGCGATCGTGGACGAGGTGGACTCGATCCTCATCGACGAGGCGCGCACGCCGCTCATCATCAGCGGACCGGTGCGCGGCTCGAGCTCCGACGCCAAGTACTTCGAGCTGAAGCCCATGGTCGAGGGGCTCTTCCGCAAGCAGCAGCGCCTGGTCAACGAGCTGGCCGCCCAGACCGAGGGCCTCTTCAAGAAGGAGGACCGCAGCGACGACGAGCGCTGGCAGCTCGGCACGTACCTCCTCCAGCTCCGCCACGGCTCGCCCAAGAACAAGCGCTACCTGCGCCTGCTGCAGGAAGAGGGGCTCGCCAGCCTGCTGACGCAGGTGGAGAACGCCAACATCCGCGACAAGACCATGGGGGAGCTGGACGCGGCGCTCTACTTCGTCATCGACGAGAAGGGCCACAGCATCGAGCTCACCGAGAAGGGCCTCGACTCGCTGTCCGAGAAGGACCGCCAGCTCTTCGTGCTGCCGGATCTGAGCGCGCGGATGGGCGAGATCGACGCGGACCCGGACCTCGACCCCAAGGCGCGCGCGATCGCCAAGGAGGAGGCGCACCGCGGCTACGCGGAGCGCAGCGAGCTCATCCACATGGTGCAGCAGCTGCTGCGGGCCTACAGCCTCTTCGAGAAGGACGTGGAGTACGTCGTCCAGGAGGGCAAGGTCCAGATCGTGGACGAGTTCACCGGGCGCATCCTGCACGGGCGGCGCTACTCCGACGGCCTGCACCAGGCCATCGAGGCCAAGGAGGGCGTGCGGATCGAGGGGCAGACCCAGACCTACGCCACCATCACCTATCAGAACTTCTTCCGCATGTACGAGAAGCTCGCGGGGATGACCGGAACGGCCATCACCGAGGAGGCGGAGTTCTGGGAGATCTACAAGCTCAAGGTGGGCGTGATCCCGACGAACCGGCCCGTGGTCCGCGCCGACGAGGACGACCGCATCTACCGCACCCGCAAGGAGAAGATCGAGGCCATCCTGCAGGAGATCGAGCGCCTGCACGGCATCGGCCTGCCGGTGCTGGTGGGCACGGTGTCGGTGGAGTTCAGCGAGATGCTGAGCCGCGTGCTCAAGGGACGGAACATCCCGCACAACGTGCTCAACGCGAAGCAGCACCAGCGCGAGGCGGAGATCGTGGCGGGGGCGGGGCAGCCGGGCGCGGTGACCATCGCCACGAACATGGCCGGCCGCGGCACGGACATCAAGCTGCACCCGGGCGTGCTGGACGGCTCGGCGCTGAACGAGAGCGAGAGCAACGGCGACGGCCCCGGGCCGCGCGGCCTGCAGATCATCGGCACCGAGCGCCACGAGAGCCGACGCATCGACCGCCAGCTCCGCGGCCGTTCCGGCCGCCAGGGCGACGCGGGCCGCAGCGTCTTCTTCCTCTCCCTCGAGGACAATCTCATGCGCCTGTTCATGGGCGACCGCATGGGCGCCATCATGGACCGCATCGGCGTGCAGGAGGGCGAGGTCATCACGCACCGCCTGGTGACCAACGCCATCGAGCGCGCGCAGAAGAAGGTCGAGGCCTACAACTTCGACATCCGCAAGAACCTGATCAAGTACGACGACGTGATGAACGCCCAGCGCGAGGTGGTCTACGACCGGCGCGCCTACGCGCTGGAGGGCGACGCGGATCTGCTGGAGGACCTGCAGGAGAAGACCCGGGGCGTGGCCACGGCGCTGGTGGACCGGCACATTCCCGACAACTCCATCCCCGAGACCTGGGAGGCCGATCCGCTCTTCCACGAGCTGGAGGGCATCTTCCTCGGCGACTTCGCGCTGCCCGAGGGCGAGCTGGACCGCATGGACAAGGACCAGCTGCGCAACATCGTGCTCGAGCGCGCGGAGCAGCGGCTCGAGGAGCGCCGCGCGGCGCTGCCGGCGGAGATCTTCACGCAGGTGGCGCGCTTCGCCCTGCTGCGCAGCCTGGACGAGGCCTGGAAGGACCATCTGCTCGAACTGGACAACCTCAAGAGCGGCATCGGCCTGCGCGGCTACGGACAGAAGGACCCGTTGATCGAGTTCAAGCGCGAGGCCTTCGGTCTCTTCGAGGAGTTCATCGAGCGCGTGGACCGCGACGCGCTGCACGCCCTCTTTCACCTACAGGTGGCCGTGCAGCCGGCCGAGTACGAGGGGGAGGACCTCTCCAGGGTCAAGACCGAGCACGAGGAGGCGGAGTCCTACGCCTCCGCCGCGGCGCCCGCGAGCGGGGGCGGCGGACAGCCCCTGCCGCCCGAGGCCGCGATCTCGTCGACGGCCGCGGTGGCCGAGGCCTCCCGGCGCGGCGGTCCGGTCAAGGCGGCGCCGGTCAGCGCCGGTCCCAAGGTGGGACGCAACGACCCCTGTCCCTGCGGGAGCGGCCTCAAGTACAAGAAGTGTCACGGGCGCGCGGGCCAGGATTGA
- a CDS encoding phosphoribosylaminoimidazolesuccinocarboxamide synthase translates to MNASTALVSSQDLGLTPSYRGKVRDLFDLGEELLIVATDRISAYDVIMGEPVPGKGAMLTTISVEWFRRIEAAGLVKHHLLSADWKDFPAPYRREELAGRSMLVRKTDRFDLECVVRGYLVGSGWKDYRASGAVCGIALPAGMREADKLDPPIFTPATKAEEGHDENVDAAGAAAIVGEDWLARLEATSLALYAFARDYAAERGIIIADTKLEFGRLGDELVLIDEVFTPDSSRFWDRRVWAPGATPDSFDKQILRKHLDDVGWGRAGDPPPLPQDLIARIGARYAEIRDILFAPGGGLR, encoded by the coding sequence ATGAACGCGAGCACAGCCCTGGTCTCCAGCCAGGATCTGGGCCTGACCCCCAGCTACCGCGGCAAGGTGCGCGACCTCTTCGATCTCGGCGAGGAGCTGCTCATCGTCGCCACGGATCGCATCAGCGCCTACGACGTCATCATGGGCGAGCCCGTGCCGGGCAAGGGCGCCATGCTGACCACGATCTCGGTGGAATGGTTCAGGCGCATCGAGGCGGCGGGCCTCGTGAAGCATCACCTGCTCAGCGCCGACTGGAAGGACTTCCCCGCGCCCTACCGGCGCGAGGAGCTGGCGGGGCGCAGCATGCTGGTGCGCAAGACGGACCGCTTCGACCTGGAGTGCGTCGTGCGCGGCTATCTGGTGGGCAGCGGCTGGAAGGACTACCGCGCGAGCGGCGCCGTCTGCGGCATCGCGCTGCCGGCCGGCATGCGCGAGGCGGACAAGCTCGATCCGCCGATCTTCACGCCGGCCACCAAGGCGGAGGAGGGGCACGACGAGAACGTCGACGCCGCCGGCGCCGCGGCCATCGTGGGCGAGGACTGGCTCGCGCGCCTCGAGGCGACGAGCCTCGCGCTCTACGCCTTCGCGCGGGACTACGCCGCCGAGCGCGGCATCATCATCGCGGACACGAAGCTGGAGTTCGGCCGCCTCGGCGACGAGCTCGTGCTCATCGACGAGGTCTTCACGCCCGACAGTTCCCGCTTCTGGGACCGCCGCGTCTGGGCGCCGGGCGCGACGCCCGACTCCTTCGACAAGCAGATCCTGCGCAAGCACCTGGATGACGTGGGCTGGGGCCGCGCGGGCGACCCGCCGCCGCTGCCGCAGGACCTCATCGCGCGCATCGGCGCGCGCTACGCGGAGATCCGCGACATCCTCTTCGCGCCCGGCGGCGGCCTGCGATGA
- a CDS encoding NHL repeat-containing protein, producing MARSLLAGLLLSALAATGAAAAERATSYVYPPFKHTLGMQRVGELELKLFLGPGAKVENPQGICAGKPASRDDAKTDRDDDELTLVLVNSGRGELLYNPSQTSLKRYGRKGSGEGEFLDPRGVDMDREGRVAVADTGNHRVALLGLGEDALQWTGAIDSVEGAPFAPSDVAFAAGMLWVTDLAGGRILRFEPDGEWVDAWAPRGDDALDGPLALAVADAKDPWNRMRRFALVLVDRQGQRVRVYDERARVLHEANVADLLPGPARLGYPVIDLHGQILLPDSTGGRLLKLNRDLSVLDVLDHLDDDSPLRHPNSLALYRRFGQLFVVETRGGSYAWTGTDVKRFEALRVDGDGRPGLQLDYFLTEPSLVRILLAAGGEERELLPERRREAGERRDWVALPEPIPARATVILRATPTYSARKQLTVERRAPLPAGDPAPQAAEAR from the coding sequence GTGGCGCGCTCCCTGCTCGCGGGCCTGCTGCTGTCCGCCCTCGCCGCGACGGGCGCCGCCGCGGCGGAGCGGGCGACGAGCTACGTCTACCCGCCCTTCAAGCACACCCTCGGCATGCAGCGCGTGGGCGAGCTCGAGCTGAAGCTCTTCCTCGGTCCGGGCGCGAAGGTGGAGAACCCCCAGGGGATCTGCGCCGGCAAGCCGGCGAGTCGCGACGACGCCAAGACCGACCGCGACGACGACGAGCTGACGCTGGTGCTCGTCAATTCGGGGCGCGGCGAGCTGCTCTACAACCCCTCGCAGACGAGCCTGAAGCGCTACGGCCGCAAGGGGAGCGGCGAGGGCGAGTTCCTCGATCCGCGCGGCGTGGACATGGATCGCGAGGGGCGCGTCGCCGTGGCGGACACGGGCAACCACCGGGTGGCGCTGCTCGGCCTCGGTGAGGACGCGCTCCAGTGGACGGGCGCCATCGACAGCGTGGAGGGCGCGCCCTTCGCGCCGAGCGACGTGGCCTTCGCCGCCGGGATGCTCTGGGTGACCGATCTCGCCGGCGGGCGCATCCTGCGCTTCGAGCCGGACGGCGAATGGGTGGACGCCTGGGCGCCCCGGGGCGACGACGCGCTGGACGGTCCGCTGGCCCTCGCCGTGGCCGACGCCAAGGACCCGTGGAATCGCATGCGGCGCTTCGCCCTCGTGCTGGTGGACCGCCAGGGACAGCGCGTGCGCGTCTACGACGAGCGGGCGCGCGTGCTGCACGAGGCGAACGTCGCCGATCTGCTGCCCGGCCCTGCGCGCCTCGGCTATCCGGTGATCGACCTGCACGGGCAGATCCTCCTGCCGGACTCCACCGGCGGGCGGCTGCTCAAGCTGAACCGCGATCTCAGCGTCCTCGACGTGCTCGACCACCTGGACGACGACAGTCCCCTGCGCCATCCCAACTCCCTCGCGCTCTACCGGCGCTTCGGGCAGCTCTTCGTGGTGGAGACGCGCGGCGGCAGCTACGCCTGGACCGGCACCGACGTCAAGCGCTTCGAGGCCCTGCGCGTGGACGGCGACGGCCGGCCGGGCCTCCAGCTCGACTACTTCCTCACCGAGCCCAGCCTGGTGCGCATCCTGCTGGCGGCGGGAGGCGAGGAGCGCGAGCTGCTGCCCGAGCGACGGCGCGAGGCGGGCGAACGGCGTGACTGGGTGGCCCTGCCGGAGCCGATCCCCGCGCGCGCCACCGTGATCCTGCGCGCCACGCCCACCTACTCCGCGCGCAAGCAGCTCACGGTGGAGCGCCGCGCCCCGCTGCCGGCGGGCGATCCCGCGCCGCAGGCGGCGGAGGCGCGCTGA
- the guaA gene encoding glutamine-hydrolyzing GMP synthase — protein MEQASGAIVILDYGSQYTQLIARRIRELAVFSVILPWNADAEAIRAHAPLGVILSGGPASVYEDGAPALNEAALGLGVPVLGICYGMQLMGRALGASIERSDRREYGLAELHCDVSAPLMEGLDPQEPVWMSHGDSVHTLPAGARALARSSGSPVCAFALAERGLYGLQFHPEVSHTVHGTQILRNFVFGICGAAADWTREQFIDSTVARVRETVGDARVFCAVSGGVDSTVLAALLSRALHRQVECVFIDTGLLRKHEGDEVVSLFARHMDVSFHRVDAGPEFMAALAGVDDPEAKRKAIGHTFIRVFERVSAELGEMPYLAQGTLYPDVIESVSVGGPSATIKSHHNVGGLPEDMRFTLVEPLRELFKDEVREVGAALGLPRDFLMRHPFPGPGLAVRILGEVTADKVAVLQEADAIFIDELRAGGWYDKVWQALAVLLPVRSVGVMGDFRTYENVVALRAVDSLDGMTARWSELPHGLLERVSNRIIGSVRGVNRVVYDISSKPPATIEWE, from the coding sequence GTGGAGCAAGCGAGCGGCGCCATCGTCATTCTCGACTACGGTTCGCAGTACACGCAGCTGATCGCGCGTCGGATCCGCGAGCTGGCGGTCTTCAGCGTGATCCTGCCCTGGAACGCGGACGCGGAGGCCATCCGCGCCCACGCGCCGCTGGGCGTGATCCTCTCGGGCGGCCCGGCCAGCGTCTACGAAGACGGCGCGCCGGCGCTCAACGAGGCGGCGCTCGGGCTGGGCGTGCCGGTGCTCGGCATCTGCTACGGCATGCAGCTGATGGGCCGCGCGCTGGGGGCGAGCATCGAGCGCAGCGACCGGCGCGAGTACGGCCTCGCCGAACTGCACTGCGACGTGAGCGCGCCGCTCATGGAGGGTCTCGACCCCCAGGAGCCGGTGTGGATGAGCCACGGCGACAGCGTCCACACGCTGCCCGCCGGCGCGCGCGCGCTGGCCAGGAGCTCGGGCAGTCCGGTCTGCGCCTTCGCGCTCGCGGAGCGCGGGCTCTACGGCCTGCAGTTCCACCCCGAGGTCTCGCACACCGTGCACGGGACGCAGATCCTGCGGAACTTCGTCTTCGGCATCTGCGGCGCGGCGGCCGACTGGACGCGCGAGCAGTTCATCGACAGCACCGTGGCGCGCGTGCGCGAGACGGTGGGCGACGCGCGCGTCTTCTGCGCGGTGAGCGGCGGCGTGGACTCCACCGTGCTCGCGGCCCTGCTCAGCCGGGCCCTGCACCGGCAGGTGGAGTGCGTCTTCATCGACACCGGGCTGCTGCGCAAGCACGAGGGCGACGAGGTGGTGTCGCTCTTCGCGCGGCACATGGACGTGTCCTTCCACCGCGTGGACGCCGGCCCCGAGTTCATGGCGGCGCTCGCCGGCGTGGACGACCCCGAGGCCAAGCGCAAGGCCATCGGCCACACCTTCATCCGCGTCTTCGAGCGCGTCAGCGCCGAGCTGGGGGAGATGCCCTACCTCGCGCAGGGCACGCTCTACCCGGACGTCATCGAGTCGGTGTCGGTGGGCGGGCCCAGCGCCACGATCAAGAGCCATCACAACGTGGGCGGACTGCCCGAGGACATGCGCTTCACCCTGGTGGAGCCATTGCGGGAGCTGTTCAAGGACGAGGTGCGCGAGGTGGGCGCCGCGCTCGGACTGCCGCGGGACTTCCTCATGCGGCATCCCTTCCCGGGGCCGGGACTGGCGGTGCGCATCCTGGGCGAGGTGACCGCGGACAAGGTGGCCGTGCTGCAGGAGGCCGACGCGATCTTCATCGACGAGCTGCGCGCCGGCGGCTGGTACGACAAGGTCTGGCAGGCGCTCGCCGTGCTGCTGCCCGTGCGTTCGGTGGGGGTGATGGGCGACTTCCGCACCTACGAGAACGTCGTCGCCCTGCGCGCGGTGGACTCCCTCGACGGCATGACCGCGCGCTGGAGCGAGCTGCCGCACGGGCTGCTGGAGCGCGTGAGCAACCGCATCATCGGCAGCGTGCGCGGGGTGAACCGCGTGGTCTACGACATCAGCTCCAAGCCTCCGGCCACGATCGAGTGGGAGTGA
- a CDS encoding RNA-binding protein has protein sequence MKRLYVGNLPFTASEDEIRELFSRHGTVNEVKLISDRDTGRPRGFGFVEMDDAGADAAVAALNGAEMGGRTLRVDEAQERRR, from the coding sequence ATGAAACGGCTCTACGTGGGCAACCTGCCCTTCACCGCCTCCGAGGACGAGATTCGAGAGCTCTTCTCCCGGCACGGGACCGTGAACGAGGTCAAGCTCATCAGCGATCGCGACACCGGCCGCCCGCGGGGCTTCGGCTTCGTGGAGATGGACGACGCCGGCGCTGACGCGGCCGTCGCGGCCCTGAACGGCGCCGAGATGGGCGGGCGCACCCTGCGCGTGGACGAGGCCCAGGAGCGCCGGCGCTAG
- the purH gene encoding bifunctional phosphoribosylaminoimidazolecarboxamide formyltransferase/IMP cyclohydrolase produces MKIRRALLSVTDKSGLTELATFLRGHSVELIASGGTRRHLEAAGVETVELAAFTGSPECLDGRVKTLHPKTFGGILADPELHAEDLSRLDFPLIDLVVVNLYRFRETAASGRGEAEVIESIDIGGPSLLRAAAKNLRRVAVLCAPSQYAEFMAAMQAGDGDVGPELRRRLAGAAFAHTRDYDREIAAWFDVPEATPGPGLEAPLATLRYGENPHQRAALHPWLAPSAPYTQLGGAELSYNNLLDLGAALDLVADLPGPAAAVIKHGNPCGIGYGDDSAAALAAAWSSDPVSAFGSVIALSHPADAAVASFLAKKFVEVLVAPGYSDEAKAKLAKKEKLRVLELRNLAHWRAPRRLRSVGPLLLVQDEDMDFAPTAEWKHGAGPAPDAATLAELERAWRAVKHVKSNAIVVWKGDKLLGAGAGQTSRVDSCRIAVDKARELGHDPAGAVAASDAFFPFPDGLEILAAAGVRAVVEPGGSIRDEEVLARADALGVTVMLTGRRHFRH; encoded by the coding sequence ATGAAGATCAGACGCGCGCTGCTCAGCGTCACGGACAAGTCGGGACTCACGGAGCTGGCCACTTTTCTGCGAGGGCACAGCGTCGAGCTCATCGCCAGCGGGGGAACGCGGCGGCATCTCGAGGCGGCGGGGGTGGAAACCGTGGAGCTGGCCGCCTTCACCGGCAGCCCGGAGTGCCTGGACGGCCGCGTCAAGACCCTGCACCCCAAGACCTTCGGCGGCATCCTCGCCGATCCGGAACTCCACGCCGAGGACCTCTCGCGCCTGGACTTCCCGCTCATCGATCTGGTGGTGGTGAACCTCTACCGCTTCCGCGAGACGGCCGCCTCGGGCCGCGGCGAGGCCGAGGTGATCGAGTCCATCGACATCGGCGGGCCCAGCCTGCTGCGCGCGGCCGCGAAGAACCTGCGCCGGGTGGCGGTGCTCTGCGCGCCGTCCCAGTACGCCGAGTTCATGGCCGCGATGCAGGCCGGCGACGGCGACGTGGGGCCGGAGCTGCGGCGGCGGCTGGCCGGCGCGGCCTTCGCCCACACGCGCGACTACGACCGCGAGATCGCGGCCTGGTTCGACGTCCCCGAGGCGACGCCGGGGCCGGGCCTCGAAGCGCCGCTCGCCACGCTGCGCTACGGCGAGAATCCGCACCAGCGCGCGGCGCTGCACCCCTGGCTCGCGCCGAGCGCGCCCTACACGCAGCTGGGGGGCGCCGAGCTGTCCTACAACAACCTGCTGGACCTGGGCGCGGCGCTGGATCTCGTCGCCGACCTGCCCGGTCCCGCGGCGGCCGTGATCAAGCACGGCAACCCCTGCGGCATCGGCTACGGCGACGACAGCGCCGCGGCGCTCGCGGCCGCGTGGAGCTCGGACCCGGTGAGCGCCTTCGGCTCGGTGATCGCGCTGAGCCATCCCGCGGACGCGGCCGTGGCCTCCTTCCTGGCCAAGAAGTTCGTCGAGGTGCTCGTCGCGCCGGGCTACAGCGACGAGGCCAAGGCGAAGCTCGCGAAGAAGGAGAAGCTGCGCGTGCTCGAGCTGCGGAACCTGGCCCACTGGCGCGCGCCCCGGCGACTGCGGTCGGTGGGGCCGCTGCTCCTGGTGCAGGACGAGGACATGGACTTCGCCCCGACCGCCGAGTGGAAGCACGGCGCCGGCCCGGCGCCGGACGCCGCGACGCTCGCCGAGCTGGAACGCGCCTGGCGCGCGGTGAAGCACGTGAAGAGCAACGCCATCGTGGTGTGGAAGGGCGACAAGCTGCTCGGCGCCGGCGCGGGTCAGACCAGCCGGGTGGACTCCTGCCGCATCGCCGTGGACAAGGCGCGCGAACTCGGACACGATCCCGCCGGGGCCGTGGCCGCCTCGGACGCGTTCTTCCCCTTCCCCGACGGGCTGGAGATCCTGGCCGCGGCGGGCGTTCGCGCCGTCGTCGAGCCCGGCGGTTCGATCCGCGACGAGGAGGTGCTCGCGCGGGCGGACGCCCTCGGGGTCACCGTCATGCTCACCGGCCGGCGTCACTTCCGGCACTAG
- a CDS encoding nitroreductase family protein, giving the protein MSKTPPPRFRPYSEYEEYSPDAMLARAEDFRRDLARRRTVRHFAERPVPRALVARCLLAAGTAPSGANRQPWHFEVIEDPALKRRIREAAEAEERAFYAERAPKEWLEALAPLGTDAEKPFLERAPFLIAIFAKRWEPLPGGGRLHNYYVTESVGIATGLLIAALHRAGLATLTHTPSPMGFLREILGRPAHERPYLLLVLGYPAAGAQVPDIGRKGLGEIAGLDGGPFPSGDSEP; this is encoded by the coding sequence ATGAGCAAGACACCGCCGCCGCGCTTCCGGCCCTACAGCGAGTACGAGGAGTACTCGCCCGACGCGATGCTCGCCCGCGCGGAGGACTTCCGGCGGGACCTGGCGCGGCGGCGCACCGTGCGCCACTTCGCCGAGCGGCCGGTGCCGCGCGCCCTCGTCGCCCGCTGCCTGCTGGCGGCGGGGACCGCGCCCAGCGGCGCCAATCGGCAGCCCTGGCACTTCGAGGTGATCGAGGACCCCGCGCTGAAGCGGCGCATCCGGGAGGCCGCCGAGGCCGAGGAGCGCGCCTTCTACGCCGAGCGGGCCCCGAAGGAGTGGCTGGAGGCCCTGGCGCCCCTCGGCACCGACGCCGAGAAGCCGTTCCTGGAGCGGGCGCCCTTTCTCATCGCCATCTTCGCGAAGCGCTGGGAACCGCTGCCGGGTGGGGGGCGTCTTCACAACTACTATGTGACGGAGTCCGTGGGCATCGCCACGGGACTCCTGATCGCCGCGCTTCATCGCGCGGGGCTGGCGACGCTGACCCACACGCCCAGCCCCATGGGCTTCCTGCGCGAGATCCTCGGGCGTCCGGCCCACGAACGCCCCTATCTGCTGCTGGTGCTTGGCTATCCGGCGGCGGGAGCCCAGGTGCCGGACATCGGCCGCAAGGGGCTGGGCGAGATCGCCGGGCTGGACGGCGGGCCCTTCCCGTCCGGGGACTCGGAGCCCTGA